The following coding sequences lie in one Alloacidobacterium dinghuense genomic window:
- a CDS encoding asparagine synthase-related protein, which translates to MQQYIERVVDLTEPESNQIYNLTLEEAQRLLLEQPAVAIRGIEGSFALIARSGKTVKMARSLDRPMRYFLAKRQEGPVLLVAARIDTIYDWLKSEGLDGQFHPSYTRMVPAHHVVEIQLVGCPDPDPVYTRFFTPELGTLPPDVERIGEAYIAALDEEVSQWLTRVPSGEPIGVCFSGGIDSGSVFLTAYHVMQKRGMHLSRLKAFVLDLGNGPDVQQARAFLNALDLGIFLEPIETHASTLNAQETIRIVEDYKPLDIESATMALALCRGIRERYPDWRYLMDGDGGDENLKDYPIEENPELTIRSVVHNRMLYQEGWGVGKIKHSLTYSGGLSRSYTRTYAPAHHFGFLGFSPYTRPNVVAVAEAIPFIQLTDYSVGRLYELKGEIVSRGIEKLTGLKMPVFPKRRFQHGALPEDALRRKLPFREAEYRKQFLSLYQ; encoded by the coding sequence GTGCAGCAATACATCGAAAGAGTTGTCGACCTCACAGAGCCGGAATCAAATCAGATCTATAATCTTACCCTGGAAGAGGCGCAACGCCTTTTGCTCGAACAGCCAGCCGTTGCTATTCGCGGCATTGAGGGATCATTTGCTCTCATCGCACGCTCGGGGAAAACAGTGAAGATGGCGAGGTCACTCGACCGGCCGATGCGCTATTTTCTTGCGAAGCGACAAGAGGGCCCCGTTCTGCTTGTGGCAGCACGCATCGACACGATTTATGACTGGCTAAAAAGTGAAGGACTCGATGGCCAGTTCCATCCCAGCTACACGCGGATGGTACCGGCTCATCACGTGGTCGAAATTCAACTCGTTGGATGCCCCGACCCCGATCCCGTCTACACGCGCTTCTTTACTCCCGAACTTGGCACGCTGCCCCCAGATGTTGAGCGGATTGGCGAGGCATACATCGCAGCGCTTGATGAGGAAGTATCGCAGTGGCTCACCCGTGTGCCTTCAGGTGAGCCGATTGGCGTGTGCTTTTCCGGCGGCATCGACAGCGGCAGCGTTTTCCTCACGGCTTACCATGTGATGCAGAAACGCGGCATGCATTTGAGCCGACTCAAAGCTTTTGTTCTCGATCTCGGCAACGGTCCAGATGTACAACAAGCCCGGGCTTTTCTCAACGCTCTTGATCTCGGGATCTTTCTTGAGCCAATTGAGACACACGCTTCGACGCTCAATGCACAAGAGACGATCCGGATTGTTGAGGATTACAAACCGCTTGATATTGAATCTGCGACGATGGCGCTGGCTCTCTGCCGCGGGATTCGCGAACGATATCCCGATTGGCGCTACTTAATGGATGGTGATGGCGGAGATGAAAATCTTAAGGACTATCCCATCGAAGAGAATCCCGAACTTACAATCCGCAGCGTCGTCCACAATCGGATGCTGTACCAGGAAGGCTGGGGCGTTGGAAAAATCAAGCATTCTCTGACTTACAGCGGCGGCCTTAGCCGCTCGTATACACGCACTTATGCGCCGGCTCACCACTTCGGTTTTCTAGGTTTCAGCCCTTATACGCGGCCGAACGTTGTCGCTGTGGCAGAGGCGATTCCTTTCATTCAGTTGACCGATTACAGCGTCGGTCGGCTCTATGAATTGAAGGGTGAGATTGTCTCGCGAGGAATAGAGAAGCTCACGGGGTTGAAGATGCCCGTATTCCCGAAGCGCCGCTTCCAGCACGGTGCTTTGCCCGAAGATGCGCTGCGCCGGAAACTGCCTTTTCGCGAAGCGGAGTATCGAAAGCAGTTTCTGTCTCTCTATCAGTGA
- a CDS encoding NAD(P)/FAD-dependent oxidoreductase: MKFKYDIAIVGSGFAGSLMSMIARRLGLSVILLERGKHPRFMIGESSTPLSNLLLEELADRYDLPAIKPLAKWGSWQQHYPEIGCGLKRGFTFYHHVLGQPCTPDQERTNQLLVAASPRDQIADTHWYRADFDAFLVSQAQSLGVDYFDEIELGQPTFLDDEVELEGRKDGRLISLRAEFIVDATGPRGFLHRALQLQQAKLPNYPSTQALYSHFSGVKRLDEINQFQDVPPYPVDDAAVHHVFDGGWIWVLRFNNGITSAGIAATENTAAALHFEDGALAWDRLLNFMPMLKRQFVEARALRPFTCVRQLSFLSNTVCGDRWALLPSAAGFVDPLLSTGFPLTLLGISRLADILEREWNSRHFDIGLQRYATKTLAEVHATGQLIGSLYANMNNFPVFAALSLLYFAAASFSETARRLKKPHLAPSFLLHDHLTFGPACRTLLDRALHIQSEQDAANLIAEVLRVIEPIDVAGLCRQDRHNWYPVVAEDLFRSATKVEATPDEIAQLLHTCGFYS, encoded by the coding sequence TTGAAATTCAAGTACGACATTGCCATTGTGGGCTCGGGCTTCGCGGGTTCCTTGATGTCCATGATTGCCCGACGCCTGGGCCTTTCCGTCATCCTGCTTGAGCGAGGCAAACACCCCCGATTCATGATCGGCGAATCGTCGACGCCACTCTCGAACCTGCTTCTCGAAGAGTTGGCCGATCGTTACGACTTGCCCGCAATCAAGCCTTTAGCAAAGTGGGGCAGTTGGCAGCAACATTATCCGGAGATAGGGTGCGGTCTGAAGCGAGGCTTTACCTTTTATCATCACGTACTCGGTCAGCCTTGCACACCAGATCAAGAGCGCACAAACCAGCTCCTGGTCGCAGCAAGTCCCCGCGACCAAATAGCCGATACGCACTGGTATCGCGCAGACTTCGATGCATTTTTGGTAAGTCAGGCTCAGAGCTTGGGCGTTGACTATTTCGATGAAATTGAACTTGGACAACCGACGTTTCTGGACGATGAAGTTGAGCTAGAGGGACGGAAAGATGGCCGCCTTATTTCGTTGCGCGCCGAGTTTATTGTCGATGCTACGGGTCCTCGAGGCTTTCTGCATCGCGCCTTGCAACTTCAACAGGCAAAATTACCGAATTACCCTTCCACACAAGCTCTCTACAGCCACTTTTCGGGCGTAAAGCGTCTCGATGAGATCAATCAATTCCAAGATGTCCCACCCTATCCCGTCGACGATGCGGCGGTTCATCATGTTTTTGATGGTGGCTGGATTTGGGTACTTCGCTTCAACAATGGAATCACCAGTGCCGGCATTGCAGCGACCGAGAATACCGCCGCTGCGTTGCACTTTGAGGATGGAGCGCTTGCATGGGATCGGCTGCTTAACTTTATGCCAATGCTTAAGAGGCAGTTCGTCGAAGCGAGGGCATTACGCCCATTTACCTGTGTTCGGCAACTATCCTTCCTGAGCAACACGGTTTGTGGCGATCGCTGGGCCTTGCTCCCGTCAGCGGCGGGTTTCGTCGATCCGCTGCTTTCGACAGGTTTCCCGCTTACGCTCCTGGGAATTAGCAGGCTGGCCGACATTCTTGAGCGTGAATGGAATTCGCGCCATTTCGACATAGGTCTGCAAAGATACGCGACAAAGACTTTGGCTGAAGTACACGCAACGGGGCAGTTGATCGGGAGCCTGTACGCGAACATGAACAACTTTCCAGTCTTTGCTGCGCTTTCTTTGCTTTACTTTGCGGCGGCCAGTTTCTCAGAGACTGCTCGAAGATTGAAGAAGCCGCATCTAGCGCCGTCATTTTTGTTGCATGATCATCTGACCTTTGGGCCGGCATGTCGAACGTTGCTGGATCGCGCTTTGCATATTCAAAGCGAGCAGGATGCGGCGAACCTGATTGCAGAGGTTCTGCGCGTGATTGAGCCGATTGATGTTGCAGGGCTTTGCAGGCAAGACCGGCACAACTGGTATCCGGTCGTCGCAGAAGACCTGTTTCGCTCGGCAACCAAGGTAGAAGCAACCCCGGATGAGATTGCCCAGCTGCTGCACACCTGCGGTTTCTATTCGTAG
- a CDS encoding amidase, whose translation MSLALLPAVEQLALLRERKISPLELVEEHIARIERWNPTLNALVHFDPEEARRQARHAVEGPLSGLPVTVKASIATKGYRCEIGSVLHRGQIPQEDAESVARLRRAGAVILGTTNCPEFLMAYETDNLLYGKTNNPWATERTAGGSSGGEAAAIAAGLSAGGLGSDSGGSVREPAHFSGICSLKPTSARIPAVGHLPPCVGPFSILGAIGPMARTVADVDLLFRVAAGRYPSDPSAAPVHLREVSVEEAKHVPIGWFEDDGLIPVTKETRQAVRDAADALERQGFKVKEFRPTFLEEARRLWHVFFVQCGAMFYESSTAGHRNDLSPTFQNFLEIAESEPPLTAKSLLHAWAECDMVRSQLLAEMQEFPLLLMPVSAIPAFRHGERQWTVEGRTLHYFDAMRFTQWFNLLAAPAAVVPVGQSEDGLPIGVQIAGRPYDDELVLKVAAAVESEFGYRPPPLQ comes from the coding sequence ATGAGCCTCGCCCTTCTGCCTGCTGTCGAACAGCTTGCCCTTCTGCGAGAAAGAAAAATCTCGCCGCTCGAACTGGTGGAAGAGCATATTGCCCGCATTGAGCGCTGGAATCCGACTCTCAACGCGCTCGTCCATTTCGATCCAGAAGAGGCACGCCGGCAAGCGCGTCACGCAGTCGAGGGGCCGTTGAGTGGTCTGCCGGTTACGGTGAAGGCGTCGATCGCCACGAAGGGATACCGATGCGAGATTGGAAGTGTGTTGCATCGCGGGCAGATTCCGCAAGAGGATGCTGAGTCTGTAGCGCGACTGCGCCGCGCTGGCGCGGTGATTCTGGGGACGACGAATTGCCCTGAATTTTTGATGGCGTATGAAACGGACAACTTGCTGTATGGGAAGACAAATAATCCCTGGGCAACGGAGCGAACGGCGGGCGGATCGAGTGGCGGCGAAGCAGCAGCAATTGCAGCAGGGCTTTCGGCTGGCGGGTTGGGCAGCGACAGCGGCGGATCGGTACGCGAGCCTGCGCATTTTTCGGGCATCTGCTCACTGAAGCCGACTTCGGCGCGCATTCCGGCGGTTGGACATTTGCCGCCATGCGTGGGGCCGTTTTCGATTCTGGGCGCGATTGGACCGATGGCGCGCACAGTTGCCGATGTGGATCTGCTGTTTCGCGTGGCGGCTGGCCGATATCCGTCTGATCCTTCAGCTGCGCCTGTGCATCTACGTGAGGTATCTGTTGAGGAAGCAAAGCACGTTCCGATTGGTTGGTTTGAGGATGATGGGCTGATTCCGGTGACGAAGGAGACGCGACAGGCGGTGCGCGATGCCGCGGATGCGCTTGAGCGGCAAGGCTTCAAGGTGAAGGAATTCCGGCCGACGTTTCTGGAAGAGGCACGCAGGCTGTGGCATGTTTTCTTTGTGCAATGCGGAGCGATGTTTTACGAGTCTTCTACTGCGGGGCACAGGAATGATCTGAGCCCGACGTTTCAGAATTTTCTTGAGATTGCGGAATCTGAGCCGCCATTGACGGCGAAATCGCTGCTGCATGCATGGGCGGAGTGCGACATGGTGCGCAGCCAGCTTCTTGCGGAGATGCAGGAGTTCCCTCTTTTGTTGATGCCGGTGAGCGCGATTCCGGCGTTTCGGCACGGTGAGCGCCAGTGGACGGTAGAAGGACGCACACTGCACTATTTCGATGCGATGCGATTTACGCAGTGGTTCAATCTGCTGGCCGCGCCCGCTGCTGTGGTTCCAGTGGGCCAGTCGGAGGATGGGCTTCCGATCGGGGTTCAGATTGCGGGGCGGCCGTATGACGATGAGCTTGTGCTGAAGGTGGCGGCAGCGGTGGAAAGCGAGTTTGGGTATCGTCCTCCTCCGCTGCAGTGA
- a CDS encoding CRTAC1 family protein: MLLRVRVVRLFPLVAILLISGCTRTPSTPAPKNEEPTASHPAAAVAPESNTSVEAAPVRPSGPIRFTDVTTQAGIHFKHNSGAFGKKYLPETMGSGVCVLDYDNDGWQDILFVNSMDWPEHKTSKSYPALYHNNKDGTFTDVTRQAGLEVEMYGLGCAAADYDNDGFDDIYITALDGNHLFRNLGNGKFADVTGKAGVRDPGFSTGAVWFDYDNDGKLDLFVSHYVEWSPATDQYCTLDGKHKSYCTPELYKGQSATLYHNKGNGTFEDVTKKAGLYDPGSKSLGVVLLDYDDDGWMDLFVANDTQANKLYHNNHNGTFTDEAFATGVAFSDAGKARAGMGADAADYDLSGHQSLVIGNFANESMALYQNDGSGLFTDKAMTDGIGPASASSLTFSTFFFDYDLDGLPDIFAANGHVADDVSVVTPTLHYAEPPLLFHNKGNGKFEDVTDKVGSALRQPMVGRGAAYLDFDNDGDLDLVMTTSNGPAKLLRNDNGNQNDMLKVKAIGTRSNRDGIGAKITVKTSKGLRLFGMVRDGSSYLSQSELPLTFGLGKPDADKTVVLEIVWPSGKKESIPNIKVNQFITLEEGKGMISAVPIVFSKPKTEQ; encoded by the coding sequence ATGTTGTTGCGCGTGCGGGTGGTCCGCCTTTTCCCACTGGTTGCAATTCTTCTTATCTCCGGCTGCACACGAACACCCTCAACCCCGGCCCCGAAAAACGAGGAACCAACTGCAAGTCATCCTGCGGCAGCCGTTGCGCCTGAGTCGAACACGAGTGTAGAGGCCGCCCCCGTACGTCCCTCCGGCCCTATTCGGTTCACTGACGTTACAACGCAGGCGGGCATCCATTTCAAACACAACAGCGGCGCCTTTGGGAAGAAATACCTGCCCGAAACCATGGGCAGCGGCGTGTGTGTTTTGGATTATGACAACGATGGCTGGCAGGACATTCTGTTCGTCAATTCCATGGATTGGCCCGAGCATAAGACGAGCAAGTCCTATCCCGCCCTCTATCACAACAACAAGGACGGCACATTTACGGATGTGACTCGGCAGGCTGGTTTAGAGGTAGAAATGTATGGCCTTGGCTGCGCCGCCGCCGATTACGACAACGATGGATTTGACGATATCTACATCACAGCGCTCGACGGCAACCATCTTTTTCGCAACCTCGGCAACGGGAAGTTCGCCGATGTAACCGGCAAAGCAGGAGTACGCGATCCAGGGTTTTCAACGGGCGCGGTATGGTTTGACTACGACAACGACGGCAAGCTCGATCTTTTTGTTTCACACTATGTCGAGTGGTCTCCTGCCACGGACCAATACTGCACGCTCGATGGCAAACACAAATCCTATTGCACGCCCGAACTATACAAAGGCCAGAGTGCAACGCTGTATCACAACAAAGGCAATGGCACGTTTGAAGACGTAACCAAAAAGGCCGGCCTTTACGATCCAGGCAGTAAGTCGCTCGGTGTTGTTTTGCTTGACTACGACGATGACGGCTGGATGGACCTCTTTGTCGCCAATGACACGCAGGCGAACAAGCTCTACCACAACAATCACAACGGCACGTTTACCGACGAGGCGTTCGCTACAGGGGTTGCCTTCAGTGATGCGGGCAAGGCGCGCGCAGGCATGGGGGCCGACGCCGCTGACTACGATCTTTCCGGCCATCAAAGTCTCGTCATCGGAAATTTTGCCAATGAAAGCATGGCGCTCTATCAGAATGATGGTTCTGGCTTGTTCACGGACAAAGCGATGACTGATGGAATTGGTCCAGCGTCTGCGAGTTCGCTTACTTTCAGCACCTTTTTCTTCGACTACGATCTCGACGGCTTGCCGGATATTTTTGCCGCCAACGGTCACGTCGCCGATGACGTGAGCGTAGTGACGCCTACCCTTCATTACGCAGAACCGCCGCTGCTCTTCCACAACAAAGGCAATGGAAAGTTTGAAGATGTGACAGACAAAGTTGGCTCAGCACTGCGCCAGCCAATGGTTGGGCGAGGCGCTGCCTACTTGGATTTCGACAACGATGGGGATCTCGATCTGGTGATGACAACCAGTAACGGTCCGGCGAAGCTGCTGCGCAATGACAACGGAAATCAAAATGACATGCTCAAAGTGAAAGCGATCGGAACACGATCAAATCGCGATGGCATCGGCGCGAAGATTACAGTTAAGACCAGCAAAGGCCTCCGTCTATTCGGCATGGTGAGAGATGGATCAAGTTATCTTTCGCAAAGCGAATTGCCACTCACCTTCGGGCTAGGCAAACCGGATGCAGACAAGACAGTAGTGCTTGAGATCGTATGGCCGAGTGGAAAGAAGGAGTCAATTCCCAATATCAAGGTAAACCAATTCATTACGCTCGAAGAGGGCAAAGGCATGATTTCAGCAGTGCCGATCGTATTTTCAAAGCCAAAGACCGAACAATAA
- a CDS encoding RnfABCDGE type electron transport complex subunit D, whose amino-acid sequence MSQPAITTPASPSGQASRWKQVFSLDNRFIPPLFITLILLVGHLTFGILESYQKTLLAIGTSIAAELVLGRIFFHKWPHLASAYITGISVGILLRSPGFWPYALCSLLAITSKYVLRVKGRHIWNPSNFGICVMLFLAAEAVASLSIQWGNNLWAMLVIWALGAAIIWRLRRFHICAVYVVSFILLALLRAKITGDPWQSEISPITGPEYQLFIFFMITDPKTTVRSKLGQCIVVFFVAVVEFLLRLDQSIYAPLYALFIVGPIAMLIEMWMNSRRSASIPARA is encoded by the coding sequence ATGAGCCAACCAGCCATTACGACTCCCGCATCGCCTTCTGGTCAGGCATCCCGGTGGAAGCAGGTATTTAGTCTCGATAACAGGTTTATTCCGCCTCTCTTTATTACGCTCATTCTGCTGGTCGGTCATCTCACATTCGGCATTCTGGAGAGCTATCAGAAGACGCTGCTTGCCATTGGTACGAGCATCGCGGCGGAGCTGGTGTTAGGCCGTATCTTCTTTCACAAATGGCCACACCTGGCCAGCGCATACATTACTGGAATCAGTGTAGGCATTCTGCTGCGTTCTCCCGGCTTCTGGCCGTACGCTCTGTGCAGTCTTCTGGCGATAACCTCCAAATATGTACTGCGCGTAAAGGGCCGCCACATCTGGAACCCATCGAATTTCGGCATTTGCGTAATGCTCTTTCTGGCAGCGGAAGCCGTCGCCAGCCTCAGCATTCAGTGGGGCAACAATCTCTGGGCAATGCTGGTCATCTGGGCGCTCGGAGCGGCGATTATCTGGCGTCTCCGCCGTTTTCACATCTGTGCTGTCTATGTCGTTTCTTTCATATTGCTCGCTCTTCTGCGCGCGAAGATTACGGGAGACCCGTGGCAGTCCGAGATTTCCCCGATAACGGGACCGGAGTATCAGCTTTTCATTTTCTTCATGATCACAGATCCGAAGACAACAGTACGTTCAAAGTTGGGGCAGTGTATTGTCGTCTTCTTCGTGGCAGTGGTTGAATTCCTTCTACGGCTGGATCAAAGCATTTATGCTCCGCTTTATGCACTGTTTATCGTCGGGCCAATTGCCATGCTGATTGAGATGTGGATGAACTCGCGCCGTTCAGCGAGCATTCCCGCACGAGCCTAA
- a CDS encoding FG-GAP-like repeat-containing protein, translating to MAFTNVLRASTADTSRDTVAAARINNTGVALMNQQLTEKALAKFEEARELDSTAAVPMLNQGIALLYLRKLPEAEEALKQAAAIDPNNVHIWYSLGLTHFTGDNPTLAIDDFNHALKIDPDDADTYYYLGSLYLNLKKYDDAIKEFESALQLNPLHASAEFGLASALQRSGKVAEAHEHLKRFQQITQTKVGTPLTVTYGEQGHNATVQDMLAPLQAAGPMIPVHFVAQTGSTAPADALPAAKNAAGGGACILDVEGKGDKNIVVMSQGDAAIRVYKALPSGALEEIPAQQTGLEISGQGIACAVGDYGNDGQPDLAVALSDRVVLFHNLGHGKFADVTKTVGIEQLNHPAGLTFVDFDHDGDLDLFVTGSPLASGKGPSVLWRNNGDSTFTEWTGPTGLAGSANTTGATLSDINNDRAVDLVVTGAGSAPTIYENQREGAFKAVSLYSDAALAPTLGVYVFDFNKDGWMDVAVTHAGSPGISLWRNVEGKHFERVSLPIAGATAAWGVTAIDFDNDGWIDLAAVIETAKGPELHVWRNRGPEGFEDVSDTLGLSGLKLVNPRSVVAADIDGDGAADLIVTQLNVAPLVLRNVGGNRNHSLRISLTGLADNKSAIGTKVEVFSNGRMQKFEVAGGSGYLSQGSTEILAGLGQAESADVVRLLWPTGVPQDELDVAANKPVALQELDRRGSSCPVLFGWDGNKYQFVSDVIGAAVVGHWVSPAATNKADPDEWVKVDGSQLKARNGYLSLRFGEPMEEINYIDQLRLVAVDHPEGTEVYPDDRFLNEPPFASGATVVASAETRPLAGAWDDQGHDVLALLAKRDHKYVRDFTNLKYAGYANMHTLTLDLGKWSSQNPLRLFMSGFIEYFSASSMYAAWQAGLQPISPFVEAELPDGTWKRVVDDMGFPAGLPRTIVVDLTGKLPQGTRRIRIKTNLQIYWDQVLVDNGPEQASNTRRIELPLATAHLAFRGYPQQVDGETPGDLTYHYDRISATGPFQWQRGSYTRYGDVTPLLQGVDNRYVIFGSGEEIDAEFSNASLPPLPAGWKRDYFFYANGFVKDMDFYEAMPFTVAQMPFHEMSTYPYPANEHYPEDTQSWQYRLDWNDRFESGERKQRFQFNYVPTESQPIIH from the coding sequence GTGGCTTTTACGAACGTTCTCCGTGCCTCAACGGCGGATACCTCTCGCGATACCGTCGCTGCAGCGAGGATCAACAACACCGGCGTGGCGCTGATGAACCAACAACTGACGGAGAAGGCATTGGCGAAATTCGAAGAGGCGCGCGAACTTGATTCGACAGCCGCCGTGCCCATGCTGAACCAAGGCATTGCCCTGCTCTATTTGCGTAAGTTGCCCGAGGCAGAAGAGGCTCTGAAGCAGGCAGCCGCTATTGATCCGAACAATGTTCACATCTGGTACAGCCTGGGGCTGACGCACTTCACCGGCGACAACCCCACGCTCGCGATCGATGACTTCAACCATGCCCTCAAAATCGATCCGGATGACGCGGACACCTACTATTACCTCGGTTCGCTCTATCTCAATCTCAAGAAATATGACGATGCCATCAAAGAGTTTGAGAGTGCACTACAGTTAAACCCCCTCCATGCTTCGGCGGAATTTGGACTGGCGAGCGCGCTGCAGCGTTCTGGGAAAGTGGCCGAGGCGCATGAACACCTCAAGCGCTTTCAGCAGATCACGCAGACTAAGGTTGGTACGCCTCTCACTGTGACCTACGGTGAACAGGGGCATAATGCCACGGTTCAGGACATGCTCGCCCCGTTGCAGGCTGCCGGGCCAATGATACCCGTGCATTTTGTAGCCCAGACTGGATCAACCGCTCCTGCGGATGCTTTGCCAGCGGCAAAGAATGCAGCCGGTGGCGGCGCCTGCATTCTCGACGTAGAAGGGAAGGGCGATAAAAATATCGTCGTCATGAGCCAGGGCGATGCGGCAATCCGCGTTTATAAAGCTCTGCCGAGTGGCGCATTGGAAGAGATACCCGCACAGCAGACAGGACTGGAAATAAGCGGTCAGGGGATCGCTTGCGCAGTGGGCGATTATGGCAACGATGGCCAGCCTGACCTGGCTGTTGCCTTGAGTGATCGCGTCGTGCTTTTTCACAACCTGGGGCACGGAAAATTTGCTGACGTAACGAAGACCGTCGGGATCGAGCAGTTGAATCACCCCGCCGGGCTGACATTTGTCGACTTTGATCACGATGGCGACCTGGATCTCTTTGTGACTGGCTCTCCGCTTGCGTCTGGAAAAGGCCCAAGCGTTCTCTGGCGCAACAATGGTGACTCGACCTTCACTGAATGGACCGGTCCGACAGGACTCGCGGGAAGCGCAAACACGACAGGAGCCACGCTCTCGGACATCAACAATGATCGCGCTGTCGATCTGGTCGTGACGGGTGCCGGCAGCGCGCCGACGATTTACGAGAACCAGCGAGAAGGCGCCTTTAAGGCAGTATCGTTGTACAGCGATGCCGCACTCGCGCCCACTCTAGGCGTCTATGTTTTCGACTTCAATAAAGATGGATGGATGGACGTTGCGGTCACCCATGCCGGATCTCCTGGGATTAGCCTCTGGCGAAATGTGGAGGGCAAGCATTTCGAGCGCGTCTCGTTACCCATCGCTGGCGCGACGGCAGCATGGGGAGTTACCGCGATCGACTTCGACAATGATGGCTGGATTGATCTTGCAGCTGTCATCGAAACCGCTAAAGGGCCAGAGCTGCATGTCTGGCGTAACCGAGGCCCCGAGGGATTTGAAGATGTCAGCGACACCCTGGGTCTGAGTGGGCTCAAGCTCGTAAATCCACGTTCCGTAGTAGCCGCTGATATCGACGGCGACGGAGCAGCTGATCTCATCGTCACGCAGTTGAACGTTGCGCCGCTTGTTTTGCGCAATGTAGGCGGCAATCGAAATCATTCTCTGCGCATTTCCCTTACTGGTCTGGCAGACAACAAATCCGCGATCGGTACGAAGGTGGAAGTGTTCTCCAATGGCCGCATGCAGAAGTTTGAAGTGGCCGGTGGCAGCGGATATCTGAGCCAGGGCTCAACAGAAATCCTTGCAGGGCTCGGGCAAGCGGAAAGCGCCGATGTGGTTCGCTTGCTATGGCCGACCGGTGTTCCACAGGACGAGTTGGATGTCGCCGCCAACAAACCTGTCGCGTTGCAAGAGCTCGACCGCAGAGGCAGCTCCTGTCCGGTGCTGTTTGGATGGGATGGCAACAAATATCAGTTCGTATCGGACGTGATTGGCGCCGCTGTTGTCGGCCACTGGGTGTCTCCTGCTGCGACGAACAAGGCCGACCCAGACGAATGGGTTAAGGTCGATGGTTCGCAGCTGAAGGCGCGGAATGGTTACTTGAGTCTTCGCTTTGGCGAGCCCATGGAAGAAATCAATTACATTGATCAGTTAAGACTCGTGGCTGTCGATCATCCTGAAGGTACCGAAGTCTATCCCGACGATCGTTTTCTCAATGAGCCCCCATTCGCTTCCGGCGCTACAGTAGTTGCTTCTGCGGAAACGCGACCACTCGCGGGAGCGTGGGACGACCAGGGGCACGATGTTCTGGCTCTCTTAGCGAAGCGCGATCACAAATACGTGCGCGACTTTACCAACCTCAAATATGCGGGCTATGCGAACATGCACACCCTTACGCTCGATTTAGGCAAGTGGTCCTCACAGAATCCGCTGCGTCTTTTCATGAGCGGCTTTATTGAATACTTCAGCGCCAGCTCGATGTATGCGGCATGGCAGGCAGGCCTGCAGCCGATCTCGCCTTTCGTCGAGGCGGAACTGCCGGACGGCACCTGGAAGCGTGTTGTCGATGACATGGGTTTCCCGGCAGGGCTGCCACGAACCATCGTCGTCGATCTTACAGGTAAACTGCCGCAGGGTACGCGCCGCATCCGCATCAAGACAAATCTGCAGATTTATTGGGACCAGGTTTTGGTCGACAACGGGCCGGAGCAGGCAAGCAATACCAGGCGCATAGAGTTGCCCTTAGCGACTGCGCATCTTGCGTTCCGCGGTTACCCTCAACAGGTCGATGGCGAAACCCCCGGAGACCTGACGTATCACTACGACCGCATCAGCGCCACAGGTCCGTTCCAATGGCAGAGAGGAAGCTACACGAGATACGGAGATGTAACTCCGCTCTTGCAAGGGGTCGATAATCGCTACGTCATATTCGGCAGCGGTGAAGAAATTGATGCCGAGTTCAGCAATGCATCACTGCCACCGTTACCAGCGGGATGGAAACGTGACTATTTCTTCTATGCAAATGGCTTCGTTAAAGACATGGACTTTTATGAAGCGATGCCTTTTACGGTCGCGCAAATGCCATTCCATGAAATGAGCACGTATCCTTATCCGGCGAATGAACATTATCCGGAGGACACTCAGTCCTGGCAATATCGACTGGATTGGAATGATCGTTTCGAGTCTGGAGAGCGCAAGCAGCGTTTCCAGTTCAATTACGTTCCCACGGAATCACAACCAATCATTCACTGA